One Natator depressus isolate rNatDep1 chromosome 5, rNatDep2.hap1, whole genome shotgun sequence DNA segment encodes these proteins:
- the SLC26A1 gene encoding sulfate anion transporter 1 — protein MESQTEAIKMDIGPSLSFPMERKVHIQLSRRQIIKAKLRKSCSCTTKRLKNIVMDFFPVLRWLPKYHCREYIWGDVMSGVVIGIILVPQAIAYSLLAGLKPIYSLYTSFFANIIYFLMGTSRHVSVGIFSLLSLMVGQVVDRELLLAGFDLNDDDDAISNSYEWNSNNSNVTTFNLTLGGLNAECGRECYAIGIATALTFLAGVYQVLMGVFRLGFVSIYLSESVLDGFATGASLTILTAQVKYLIGIKIPRSQGHGIFLTTWINIFQNISQANVCDVITSVVCIAVLVAAKELGDRYKHKLKIPLPTELVVIVVATLVSHYGKLNEVYASSVSGAIPTGFIPPQMPNFNLMHRVALDAVPLAIVGFAFTISLSEMFAKKYAYTVRANQEMFAIGFCNIIPSFFHCFATSAALAKTLVKSSTGCQTQVSSVISAVVVLLVLLFLAPLFYSLQKCVLACIIIVSLRGALRKFRDVPQRYHMNKVDTLVWCVTVFSSALISTEMGLLIGVLFSILCIVVRMQRPRTALLGQIQSTAFYEDDWEYESLCPVPNAKIFRFEAPLYYANKDFFLKSLYRMTGLDPTLEAAKRKKNEKKQKEHLKEGNRSTTVKGLDQADTALHLVPKQVDFQTIIIDCSSVTFLDTAGIITLKEILKDYNELKITVLLACCNPSVIDSLKRGDYFGKDCKKMHELLFYSIHGAVQFARDRKLATDDSTV, from the exons ATGGAAAGCCAAACAGAGGCTATCAAGATGGATATTGGCCCCTCTCTGTCATTTCCAATGGAAAGAAAAGTTCACATCCAGTTAAGCAGGAGACAGATCATCAAGGCCAAACTGAGGAAGAGCTGTTCCTGCACCACTAAGAGACTGAAGAACATAGTCATGGACTTCTTTCCTGTGTTACGATGGCTTCCCAAGTACCACTGCAGAGAATACATATGGGGGGACGTTATGTCCGGGGTGGTGATTGGGATCATTTTGGTACCCCAAGCCATAGCGTATTCTCTGCTCGCCGGTTTGAAGCCTATTTATAGCCTTTACACATCATTTTTTGCCAACATCATTTATTTCCTGATGGGCACCTCTCGACATGTGTCTGTTGGCATTTTCAGCCTATTAAGTTTAATGGTAGGGCAAGTTGTGGACAGAGAGCTACTCTTGGCAGGGTTTGACCTGAACGATGATGATGATGCCATCAGCAACAGTTACGAATGGAACAGCAACAATTCTAATGTAACCACCTTCAATCTTACTCTTGGGGGGTTGAACGCTGAGTGTGGGAGAGAGTGCTATGCTATTGGAATTGCTACAGCCTTGACTTTTCTGGCTGGAGTTTATCAG GTTCTGATGGGAGTCTTTCGTCTAGGCTTTGTCTCTATATATCTTTCAGAGTCTGTGCTGGATGGATTTGCAACTGGTGCTTCTTTAACCATTTTAACAGCCCAAGTTAAGTACCTTATTGGAATAAAAATCCCACGCAGCCAAGGGCATGGAATCTTCTTAACGACCTGGattaatatttttcaaaacatttctcaGGCTAACGTGTGCGATGTAATCACGAGCGTGGTTTGCATTGCTGTGCTAGTCGCTGCGAAAGAACTGGGAGATCGGTACAAGCATAAGCTGAAAATCCCACTGCCCACAGAGCTGGTGGTTATTGTTGTGGCAACGCTGGTTTCCCACTATGGGAAACTGAATGAAGTTTATGCATCCAGTGTTTCGGGGGCAATTCCAACTGGATTTATTCCCCCTCAGATGCCAAATTTTAACCTGATGCATCGTGTGGCGCTAGATGCTGTTCCTCTTGCCATAGTTGGCTTTGCATTTACAATCTCCCTCTCAGAAATGTTTGCAAAGAAATATGCCTACACGGTTAGAGCCAATCAGGAAATGTTTGCCATAGGATTCTGTAACATTATCCCATCCTTTTTCCATTGTTTCGCAACCAGTGCAGCTCTTGCAAAAACGCTTGTGAAATCTTCTACGGGCTGCCAGACGCAGGTCTCTAGTGTTATCAGCGCAGTGGTAGTGTTGCTGGTGCTGCTCTTCCTCGCCCCACTGTTTTATTCTTTGCAAAAATGCGTTTTGGCTTGCATCATCATCGTCAGTCTTCGAGGAGCCCTTCGGAAGTTTAGAGACGTGCCCCAGCGATATCACATGAACAAGGTGGACACTCTGGTTTGGTGTGTTACTGTGTTCTCATCTGCCCTGATCAGCACAGAAATGGGGCTTTTGATTGGGGTCCTCTTTTCCATCCTGTGCATCGTTGTTCGTATGCAGCGACCCCGAACTGCCCTGCTTGGTCAGATCCAGAGCACTGCCTTCTATGAAGACGACTGGGAATATGAAAGTCTCTGTCCTGTTCCAAATGCCAAAATATTCCGTTTTGAGGCACCACTTTACTATGCAAATAAAGACTTTTTTCTGAAGTCTCTCTACAGAATGACTGGGTTAGATCCTACTCTGGAAGCtgctaaaaggaaaaagaatgagaAGAAGCAAAAAGAGCATTTGAAAGAGGGAAATAGAAGCACAACTGTTAAGGGATTGGATCAGGCAGATACAGCCTTACACCTGGTTCCTAAACAAGTAGATTTCCAGACCATCATCATAGACTGTTCCTCAGTCACTTTTCTGGACACAGCTGGTATAATCACATTAAAGGAAATACTGAAAGATTACAACGAGCTAAAAATCACTGTTCTTCTGGCTTGCTGCAACCCCTCAGTGATTGACTCTCTGAAAAGAGGGGACTACTTTGGGAAGGATTGCAAAAAGATGCACGAATTGCTGTTCTATAGCATTCATGGTGCTGTGCAGTTTGCCAGAGATAGAAAGCTTGCGACAGATGACTCTACTGTTTAG